CAAGCAGTTCTCCAATGCAGGTTAGTTTGAGCGTCTGGGgcattatttttttagaaatcagGGCGCATAAGGGAAGTGGACCATATCAAATCATGATGAACCCTTAGGGTCTTTGATGATTATGAAACTGAGATTCTCAAGCAGTGGGAaaaggggatggggaagggagtGGTGTACTAGAACTGACATGAGGATAGTGGTGGAGAATTTGGGCACTTTGGTGCTAGTGAAGGTGCACTCAGCATATCAAAACTATGAAAgttggccaaagagatagtatagtgggtagtactatctctctctggctttcatccccagcatcccctatggtcccctgggcactgcttggagtgattcctaagtgtagagccaggagtaacccgtgagcattgctgggactgtggctcaagaaacaaaaaaccGCATGAAagttaacaatattgtaaccaCCCTGTTACCTGATCtgtaaggaaaatgaaaaattgaaaactaTAGAAGTTAAAGATCTGGGACTTCAGGTGCCAAGCTGCTGTgtggtggggttcagggagaaGGAGACCAGAACCTTGCTTGAGAGAGTGCAACTCTGGATTTTGTCCATGTAGCTTTATGGGAACTCTGTTTAAGGAcaggagagatgaagagaaaatAGGGGCTTGGTGATCTCAGCATGGAGGAGAGGGTAAAGGAAAAATGGAGCAGCAGGGGCCAGCGAAATAATTCAGGGGTTAATGTGACCCCAGTTTGCTCCatggcactgcatctggtcccctgaacacagaggtaggagtagccTCTGATTTCTGCCTTTCCCCCCTGAATCAGAGATTGATCAAGAatgagcagaggggctggagtgatagtacagtgagtagagtgtttgccttacacacagccaacccgggttccccccaagcaccgccaggagtaattcttgagtgcagagccaggagtaaccatggtgcattgccaggtgtgacccaaaaagaaaaaaaaaaaaaaagaatgagcagaACCTTGGGTAGAAGCAAGGAAGGAGGGCGGGGGAGTGATGCAGTAGTAGAGTATTTGCCTGCCATGTTTGAggtccctgggttcaatttccggcagtgccaaaaatcagaaacaaaacaaggaataaaGAGGTCAGGGTGGAGTATGGTGATCACCGAAAGCTTCCCTAAATTCCTGAAAAATGTTCATCCTTGAAGGATGAAGCATGGCCGGATGGAATGCCTGCCCCAGAGTGTATGCAGGATTCCTAGGGGCTCTTTCAAAGGCCTCATCCTCTCTTTTTCCCAGCTCTGATTCTGCTCATACTGTTGTTCTTCCTCTGTTCCTGCAGGAAGGCGTGTGGTCTTCATGGGAGACGATACTTGGAAAGATCTCTTTCCCGGAGCTTTCTCCCAGGCTTTCTTCTTCCCGTCCTTCAATGTCAGAGACCTGCACACGGTGGACAACGGCATCCTGGAACACCTCTACCCAACCGGTGCGCATGGGGCCAGGGCTGGCCGCCGGAGCCCCGGAAATGGGGAGGACTGAGTCAGGTCTCAGAGTCTGAGCTCTCTGGGCTGTTGCCCCCGGGTCTCAGAGCCTGGCTGGGGCTGAGAAATGGCCCTTTGAACCCTGTGCTCAATGTTCTCCCCTTCACAGTGGACAGTGGTGAATGGGATGTGCTGATTGCTCACTTCCTTGGTGTGGACCACTGTGGCCACAAGCTTGGCCCTCATCACCCTGAAATGGCCAAGAAACTTAGCCAGATGGACCAGGTGATCCAGTGAGTGTGGGCTGTTGGCGGGGGGAGTGTGTTTGTGTCTGAGAAGTCCCCCTTTCCGTGTGTACTGACCAAGTTCCATCTTCACCATGCTGTGTTTTTGAAGCTAGAGGTCTCGCCTACCTTCCGTTTCTTGGCGCATGGCTTTAGTAGTTGGGTGGTGACCAAAGAGGTGTCACTGCTCCATAATTTCTTCTCAGGGAAATTATGTCTGGGGGTGAGTGCTCCCCACTCCGTGAAGAGCCTTTGTCTATCTTTCCCCTCTGGCACATTTCTTGTTCCTCAGGGGACTTGTGGAGCGCCTGCAGAATGATACACTGCTGGTAGTGATTGGGGACCATGGGATGACCATGAGTGGGGACCATGGAGGGGACAGCGAGCTGGAGGTCTCGGCTGCACTTTTCCTGTACAGTCCCACAGCCCTCTTCCCCAGTGCCCCGCCAGAGGTGAGGCTTAAGTATTCAACCCGGTGTTCAGCTGGATCGCAGCATCCTTATGGGACCTTTCATTTGAAGTCCCCAAattcattcccccaccccaaacactgGCCTCAGCACTGTGGGGAGCCCGCTGACCCCTGTTCATGTCCTCCAGGAACCAGAGGTAGTTCCTCAAATCAACCTAGTGCCCACACTCGCCCTGCTGCTGGGTCTGCCCATTCCATTTGGGAACATCGGGGAGGTGATAGTTGACCTGTTCTCGGAGGCCACAGACTCCCAGCCGCTCTCCTCTGCTTTGGCCCAGGCCTCTGCCCTCCATCTCAATGCCCAGCAGGTAGGTGCAGGGCTGTGCGTGGGGGAAGCGGAACGGCCAGCCCACCTCCCTGTCCTTGGTTTAGTCTTACTGCCACCGACCACTGCGTGTCctgcttctttcctcccttccctctagCCCCTCATCTTCTCGTACCTGCTTTAGTATTTGCCTCTATCCCAGATGCCGCCTCtgagcccttccctccaccctctgATTGTTTCTGCCAGGTGTCCCGATTTCTTCGCACCTACTCAGCTGCTGCTCAGGACTTCCCGGTGCAGGAGCTGCATCGTCTGCAGAACCTTTTCTCCAAGGCCTCCGCCAACttccagcagctgctgcagagCCCGCAGGGTGCCGAGGCAGCCCTGCAGACTGTGACGACAGAGCTGCAGCAGTACCTGCGGGGAGTGCGAGCCCTGTGCATTGAGTCCTGGGCTCGCTTCTCTCTGGTCCGCATGGCAGGGGGTGCTGCTGTCTTGGCTGCTGCCTGCTTCCTCTGCCTGATGGTTTCCCAGTGGGCCACAGCCCAGAGCTTCCGTTTCTCCCCTCTTCTGATAGCCATGGCCTGGGGCCTGGCTGGGGCCTTGGTGTGTGCTGGACTATTGGTAACTGCTGGTCTCAGGCTGGATCCTGTGGTTCTTGGAGCCCTGGCCGCCGCGGGCTCACTCATACCTTTCCTGTGGAGAGCCTGGGCGGGCCGGGGGGCCAAGAGACCCCTCGCCGCCTCACTGCCCATCCCGGGACCTGTCCTGTCCCTCCTGCTCATTCGCTTCGCGTCCTTCTTCTCTGATAGCTTTGTGGTAGCCGAGGCCGGGGCTACCCGCTTCCTCTTGATCTCCCTCGTTTTGCTCCTGGTGGCCCGGCTTCACTGGGAAGGCAAACTGCTGCCCCCTAAGCTCCTCACAGCACCCCGCTTGGGCTCCATGggccccccagcgccccctcgGCGCCATGCCGtccaggccctggggctgggcgCTGGGTTGCTCTTGTGTATCAGGCTGGCAGGGCTCTTTCATCGCTGCCCTGAGGAGACGCCTGTCTGCCACTCTTCCCCCTGGCTGAGTCCCCTGGCCTCCATGGTGGGGGGTCGAGCCAAGAATCTGTGGTACATAGCCTGCGTGGGGGCCCTGGTGAGCCTGCTCATGGCTGTGCGCCTGTGGCTTCGCCGCTACGGGAACCTCAAGAGCCCAGAGCCGCCGGTGCTCTTCGTGCGCTGGGGGCTGCCCCTCATGGCCCTGGGCATGGCCGCCTACTGGGCCCTGGCATCAGGAGCCGAGGAAGCACCCCCGCGGCTCCGGGCCCTGGTGGCCGGGGCGTCCATTGTGCTGCCGAGGGTTGTGGTGGGGCTGGCCGCAGCggggctcctgctgctgctctggaGACCTGTGACAGTGCTGGTGAAGGCGGTGTCTGGTGCACCAAGAACCAGGACTATCCTCACTCCCTTCTCAGGCCCCCCCGCTTCCCAGGCTGACCTggactatgtggtgccacagatctACCGACACATGCAGGAGGAGTTCCGGGGCCGCCTGGAGCAGGCCAGGCCTTCAGGCCCACTGACCCTGGCTGCCTGTCAGCTGGGGAGCGTCTACTCAGCCGCTCTGGTCACCGCCCTCACGCTCCTGGCCTTCCCGCTCCTGCTGTTGCATGCAGAACGCCTGAGCCTGGTGTTCCTGCTTCTCTTCCTGCAGAGCTTCCTCCTCCTACACCTGCTGGCGGCTGGGATCCCCGTCCGCACCACGGGTAAGTACGTGTCTCCAGCCGCGAAGTATCCAGGGACCTTCCAGCCCCTCGTTTTCACGGCGATGTTGCTCCTCAGCTAGTTGGCCTTGACTTGGGCCCTCAGGCCCCACGCAGCTGGGGGGAAGTGAGCGGAGGGGTCTCAGAGTTCTCACACATCTGCTGGATGGAGCCAGACGAGTTCAGGCCTCCCTTTGGTTCTGGGGTCTGCAGGGTTCTTGCGGGGGGAGCAGCCAGGAGAGTTCTGAGGTCTGTCCTTAGGGAAATGCTGCCTGCTCACGaggccattttctttcttttgtttttgggccacacccggcagtatactcaggactttctcctggctctgcactcaaggagcactcactcctggcgggctcgggggaccatatggggtgccaggaatcgaacctcggttggctgcgtgcaaggcaagcgccctccctgttgtactatacTCTGGGCCCCATGAGGGCATTCTCTAACACTCCCATTGTGGAAGTAGTAAATTATCTGTACCTAATAGTGAGCCGTGTGCAAATGGGGGCGGGTGAGAGAGCAGCTGAACATAGCAAGGTTCATCTGAACCCCACGTCACCCAAGGGGTTCAGATCATGGTGTGGTCAGCGGTGGTCAGGATGATGTACCACCGGCTGTGTGGGTGTGAGCACTAATGCTCAAGTGGCAGGAGCAGCTGCTTGTGGGGCCGTTGTGGGTTAGAGAATGTGAAAGAGGCAATCCTTTTCCCGCAGGTCCTTTCACTGTTCCGTGGCAGGCGGTCTCTGCGTGGGCCCTCCTGGCTGCACAGACCTTCTACTCCACAGGCCACCAGCCTGTCTTCCCAGCCATCCACTGGCATGCGGCCTTCGTGGGCTTCCCAGAGGGCCACGACTCCTCCACCTGGCTGCCTGCTCTGCTGGTGGGCGCCAACACCTTTGCCTCCCATCTCCTCTTTGCAGGTAATTCCTCGTTTTCACCACGCCCCCGTTGCTTTCTCTGAATTTGTAGAAGGAATGGGAATTCCTGGACTtgagttgggggctgggggttttGTCGGGTTTGTTTGGCACCCCCCTGCCAGCGCTATGCTAGTTGGTGCCTGAGCCAGCCACTTGGATAGTTGGGGAGCAGCTGGTGGGCAGCCACTGGGCCCTGGGACCTCCATTCATTCTCACCCTGCTTGCTTCCGAGGCAGTGGGCTGCCCTTTGCTCCTGCTGTGGCCCTTCCTCTGTGAGAGCCCGGGGCCCCGGAAGCGGCGACCACCACCAGCCAATGGAGCTGAGGCCAGAGTTAggtcggaggaggaggaggaagaggagcagccGCTGATGGAGATGCGGCTCCGGGACGCGCCTCACCACTTCAACGCAGCGCTGCTTCAGCTGGGCCTCAAGTACCTCTTTGTCCTTGGCATTCaggtgggtgagggtgaggtccCGGGGTGCATAGTCTGTTCTCATGTGCGCACATCAGTCTTTATCTCACACTTCGCCAAAACAccaggagagaggctggaggagAGAGGCTGGACTGAGGTGTAGCTGAGGAGAGGCAGCACCTCCGACAGTGTTGAGGCTTGAGCCCAAGTCTCCTTCATCCAAGCCTGGTAACTGTTTCTTCTCTCCAAGCTAGACCAGAATAGCTGGCTGCACTGAGGGCTACTCAACGATGGGCAGACCAGGCAGAGGGCCAGGGTTCTGTCCCAAGCTGAGAAAGGACCCTCCTTCCTTCAGATGCAGAAGGTGCCTTCCTCCACCCCCGGAGGCAGAGCCTGAGCATCAGTgagaggcagagtggggagtggttgCTCAGAATCATTCAGTGAGCCTGGGGAATCAGGGCAAGACTGAGGTGTTCATGCCTCTTGGCATATGGTTCATTCCACTGACACACCTGGCTTTCCTCCTTTGCCCAGTCTTCACAGGCACCTCTGGTGACTCTGTTGGACCCAGTGCCACTTCCCCTTCCCCCAGGAACTTGACCTCCTCTTCTTTCCGTTAGATTCTGGCCTGTGCCTTGGCAGCCTCCATCCTCCGAAGGCATCTCATGGTCTGGAAGGTGTTTGCCCCCAAGTGAGTGGATTTGCCTGAAAGGTAGAGGCAGTGGGGAAGTAACACCTGGAGCACAAACTGCATTCAGAGTGGGGAGGGTTTCACCTCTGTAGGGAAAAGCTTCTGGAGCTGCTCTCCGTGTCCCCTGagaccctcccctctctctgcaggTTCATCTTTGAGGCCGTGGGCTTCATCGTGAGCAGCATAGGACTTTTCCTGGGTATTGCACTGGTGATGCGAGTGGACGGTGCTGTGAGCTCCTGGTTCAGACAGCTGGTTCAGTCCCACCAAAGGTAGCCCAGGCTGCAGGTGCTGGCCTCTGGCCCTGGGGAAAGCTGGAGAGCAGTCTGGCCCGACCCACACGGGTGCTGGATCATCTGCAAGAGCAGCTCAGCCGTGCCTCTTGCTACCACACTGCCTGGAGCTCCTGGCCTCTGAGACTTCACTGTTTTATATTCAGGATCACAAGGGGCAGCCTGCTGCCTGAGTCCTGTTTTGGAGGTATCCGAAGGACTGTGCGGATAGGATGCCTCCAAATTGGAATAAAGTAATAATGGAAATATGTGCATCTCAgatgctggggggttgggggtcccTCCTGTTCTGTAGGGGGAAGGGGCAGGCCCAGAGATCAGCCATCTGATACAGACTTGACTCCCTCTGAGAACCGTAGGGAAGTAGCTGGAGTGGTCTGGTTCATGCCTGCCTCTTCCCAGCTCACTCCTCATATCGCACCTCCATTTCCTTTTTAATTCAACATGTGTGACGACAGATGGCTGAAAAGCAGCCCCAGTATGAGGGAAAA
The nucleotide sequence above comes from Sorex araneus isolate mSorAra2 chromosome 1, mSorAra2.pri, whole genome shotgun sequence. Encoded proteins:
- the PIGO gene encoding GPI ethanolamine phosphate transferase 3 isoform X1, which translates into the protein MQKIPVLLFLTWVSFIFYAGIALFTSGFLLTRLELTNHSSCQEPPGPGSPPWGSRGGPGGCWMASRFARVILVLIDALRFDFAQPQHSRVPGVPPVSLPFLGKLGTLQRMLETQPHHARLYQSKADPPTTTMQRLKALTTGSLPTFVDAGNNFASYAIVEDNLIKQFSNAGRRVVFMGDDTWKDLFPGAFSQAFFFPSFNVRDLHTVDNGILEHLYPTVDSGEWDVLIAHFLGVDHCGHKLGPHHPEMAKKLSQMDQVIQGLVERLQNDTLLVVIGDHGMTMSGDHGGDSELEVSAALFLYSPTALFPSAPPEEPEVVPQINLVPTLALLLGLPIPFGNIGEVIVDLFSEATDSQPLSSALAQASALHLNAQQVSRFLRTYSAAAQDFPVQELHRLQNLFSKASANFQQLLQSPQGAEAALQTVTTELQQYLRGVRALCIESWARFSLVRMAGGAAVLAAACFLCLMVSQWATAQSFRFSPLLIAMAWGLAGALVCAGLLVTAGLRLDPVVLGALAAAGSLIPFLWRAWAGRGAKRPLAASLPIPGPVLSLLLIRFASFFSDSFVVAEAGATRFLLISLVLLLVARLHWEGKLLPPKLLTAPRLGSMGPPAPPRRHAVQALGLGAGLLLCIRLAGLFHRCPEETPVCHSSPWLSPLASMVGGRAKNLWYIACVGALVSLLMAVRLWLRRYGNLKSPEPPVLFVRWGLPLMALGMAAYWALASGAEEAPPRLRALVAGASIVLPRVVVGLAAAGLLLLLWRPVTVLVKAVSGAPRTRTILTPFSGPPASQADLDYVVPQIYRHMQEEFRGRLEQARPSGPLTLAACQLGSVYSAALVTALTLLAFPLLLLHAERLSLVFLLLFLQSFLLLHLLAAGIPVRTTGPFTVPWQAVSAWALLAAQTFYSTGHQPVFPAIHWHAAFVGFPEGHDSSTWLPALLVGANTFASHLLFAVGCPLLLLWPFLCESPGPRKRRPPPANGAEARVRSEEEEEEEQPLMEMRLRDAPHHFNAALLQLGLKYLFVLGIQILACALAASILRRHLMVWKVFAPKFIFEAVGFIVSSIGLFLGIALVMRVDGAVSSWFRQLVQSHQR
- the PIGO gene encoding GPI ethanolamine phosphate transferase 3 isoform X2; this encodes MQKIPVLLFLTWVSFIFYAGIALFTSGFLLTRLELTNHSSCQEPPGPGSPPWGSRGGPGGCWMASRFARVILVLIDALRFDFAQPQHSRVPGVPPVSLPFLGKLGTLQRMLETQPHHARLYQSKADPPTTTMQRLKALTTGSLPTFVDAGNNFASYAIVEDNLIKQFSNAGRRVVFMGDDTWKDLFPGAFSQAFFFPSFNVRDLHTVDNGILEHLYPTVDSGEWDVLIAHFLGVDHCGHKLGPHHPEMAKKLSQMDQVIQGLVERLQNDTLLVVIGDHGMTMSGDHGGDSELEVSAALFLYSPTALFPSAPPEEPEVVPQINLVPTLALLLGLPIPFGNIGEVIVDLFSEATDSQPLSSALAQASALHLNAQQVSRFLRTYSAAAQDFPVQELHRLQNLFSKASANFQQLLQSPQGAEAALQTVTTELQQYLRGVRALCIESWARFSLVRMAGGAAVLAAACFLCLMVSQWATAQSFRFSPLLIAMAWGLAGALVCAGLLVTAGLRLDPVVLGALAAAGSLIPFLWRAWAGRGAKRPLAASLPIPGPVLSLLLIRFASFFSDSFVVAEAGATRFLLISLVLLLVARLHWEGKLLPPKLLTAPRLGSMGPPAPPRRHAVQALGLGAGLLLCIRLAGLFHRCPEETPVCHSSPWLSPLASMVGGRAKNLWYIACVGALVSLLMAVRLWLRRYGNLKSPEPPVLFVRWGLPLMALGMAAYWALASGAEEAPPRLRALVAGASIVLPRVVVGLAAAGLLLLLWRPVTVLVKAVSGAPRTRTILTPFSGPPASQADLDYVVPQIYRHMQEEFRGRLEQARPSGPLTLAACQLGSVYSAALVTALTLLAFPLLLLHAERLSLVFLLLFLQSFLLLHLLAAGIPVRTTVYSGLSPGSALKEHSLLAGSGDHMGCQESNLGWLRARSFHCSVAGGLCVGPPGCTDLLLHRPPACLPSHPLACGLRGLPRGPRLLHLAACSAGGRQHLCLPSPLCSGLPFAPAVALPL